A stretch of the Desulfobacter sp. genome encodes the following:
- a CDS encoding 4Fe-4S dicluster domain-containing protein: MTENAQILPHVKIETFTRLARKKVVDVSVLARLRSGNDDCTRCGRCADICPSGIDLVRVWTCADYLMGCLGCTDHYTAAMHASFDLWTGGGTEPARKKDEMSDPASPLSALIGQADAFEHCVQCTLCTNACPVVSYDLSENDLGPHQVMNLLRLGKAFMASGSKMVWHCLTCYQCQEICPMSIRVTDILLELRCQGQERAQTITLERLRGESK, encoded by the coding sequence GTGACTGAAAACGCCCAGATTCTGCCCCATGTCAAGATTGAGACTTTCACAAGGCTTGCCCGTAAGAAAGTGGTGGATGTTTCCGTTCTGGCCAGACTCCGGTCGGGCAATGACGACTGCACCCGGTGCGGGCGTTGCGCTGATATCTGTCCTTCGGGCATTGATCTTGTCAGGGTGTGGACCTGCGCTGATTATCTCATGGGCTGCCTGGGGTGCACGGATCATTATACTGCGGCCATGCACGCCTCTTTTGACCTGTGGACCGGTGGGGGCACGGAACCGGCCCGGAAAAAGGATGAGATGTCTGACCCGGCAAGTCCCTTGTCCGCTCTCATTGGCCAGGCAGATGCCTTTGAGCATTGTGTCCAATGTACGCTTTGCACCAATGCCTGTCCTGTGGTGTCCTATGACTTGTCTGAAAATGATCTGGGCCCCCACCAGGTCATGAACCTGCTCCGTCTTGGCAAAGCCTTTATGGCGTCCGGTTCGAAAATGGTATGGCATTGTTTGACCTGTTATCAATGCCAGGAGATTTGCCCCATGTCCATCCGGGTGACAGATATTCTTTTGGAACTTAGATGCCAAGGCCAGGAAAGGGCCCAGACCATTACCCTGGAAAGGCTTCGAGGGGAAAGCAAATGA